Genomic DNA from Canis aureus isolate CA01 chromosome 4, VMU_Caureus_v.1.0, whole genome shotgun sequence:
GGCTGTCACCTGGCAGTGTGCTCAGGCTAAAGGGGACACTGCTGGCCTTTTCCAGCCCGTGTCCCCAACTAGAGAAAGTGCCATGCCTCCAGAATCTGGCCGCGGCCTCCAAAAATTCCCAGCAGCATCCCCCTGCCAGGGCATCAAGCATCTCCAAATATCACTGAGAGAAACACTGAAGTCATTGGAACCTTCAAAAAGATGGCTGCTGTTCCTTATATTCcatctccagctttctttttgtttatttaatttattagattttatttacttattcatgagagacacagagagagagagagagagaggcagagacataagcagagggagaagcaggctccatgcagggagcccgaaatgggactcgatcccaggtctccaggatcatgccctgggctgaaggcagcgctaaaccgctgagccacctgggctgcccagctttttttttaaaagcacagttaATTTTGCTTTGCAAATATGTAAACCCTTGGGATTAATTAGAGCAACTGTGGAatgttccagagagagagagaaaatcctgaacCTTGCAGAACCTGATTTCTGGATTCGTACCTTTGCATTTCTTCCACAGAATCATGAAACTGGGCGATCtagtcattttacagatggggataCTGAGGCTCAAGGGAAGGTGCTGGGAGGCAGAGTCAGACAACAGCCAAGCGTCCTGACTTCTTCCCTGACACTCACGCTGCCACCCATATTCACCCAGGACTTGTCCAGGAAgacacagggctccctgcagtACTGGTTacctccctggggtggggtggggggtggggatagcATGAGGGGTGGCAGTGGAACGTGGGGGCTGACCTTGGAGTCCGCCAGGCCTATGGTGACGGTGACGTCACATTGTGGCTCCATGTGAAGGACCGCAGGCACCGAGGTCAGCCCTGGGAGGCATAGTCGCCTCTTGTATAAAATGGGGCtggttgaatttaaatttaaaaagaaactaaaagaaaaaaataaaataaaataaaatggggctGGGTGCGTAATACTACCTGCCTTACAGGGTCATGGGCAGCATCAGACGGGACAGAAAAAACCTGTTGATGGGAACATAGAAACATCTGTGTTTTCCTCATCTCCCTCACCTGTTTTGctcaaaaagaaatttcttaaaaattgtcttttaaaactaGAGggtttttttacttattattatttttttaagatattttatttattcatgagagacacagagagagagagagacataggcagagggaggagaagcaggctccatgcagggagcctgacgtgggacttgatcccgggaccccaggatcacgccctgaaccaaaggcagatgctcaaccactgagccacccaggcatcctggttattattttaattgtctgtgtttgcttatttgttcatgGTCTCAGAGGGCCCCCTCGAGGGTGGGAGACCAGCCACAGGCACCCGACCCAGGAGGCAGTGAGGGGAGGCTGGTTCTGTTCCTTTGTAGCTGTATGGGTTTGTGTGTTCCTCTTTTAGGTTTGTTCTCAGGCCCCAGTTATTCACCAGAGAGCAGTAAATATTCGGTCCCTGTCCCCTGGAGggtaaattttaaggaaaaaccctttattttttttcagaacgAGGTGGTACCCGCAGCgcagggagagggtgggagggccAGTGCTGAGGAGGGACCCCATCCAGGACGAGGTGGAGGCAGTGGCGCTTCCTGAGTCGCCAGCAACACTGGGGCCGGCCCCCCGCAGTTCTGTCTGAGCCACTTGCCCTGGGAACCCAGGTTGCTGGGACATGGTGACGATGGATGTCAGCAGCTAGGGCTCTGCCTGGCCTCTACAGTCCCATCGCCTGAACAAATGTGATCATCGAGCACAAACACCAATATTTCCCTGCAGGTTGAGGATACTCACTTGGAGGGTTCCCCCAGGATGGACGCCTACACCCTCAACAGGCTGAAGGCTCTTCAGGGATCCAGGAGGAAGGCATGGCTTGGAGACTGACAAGAtgtcaaataaaaacaataaaatgcaagCCCTTCTGCCCTTGAATGGCCCATAGGCCTCACCCTGTCCCCAACCTAGAGCGGGagttggcgggggggggggggggggggggggggaaggggcggggggggtgtgGCTGCCCAGTCTTGGCTTATTTCTGCCCCGGTCTCTTGCACATCCTGTCTCCACCCAAGGGACCTGCTTCTGTCTGCTTAGCCATCTGGCTACACATTCATGTCACCTGGGACCCTTTAAAAATCTACTGATGCCCAGGCCCCAAGGCAGAACGATGAAACCAAAATCTTTGCAGGTGGGGCCCGGGAGCCTACACTTCCCCAAgcgattcctttttttttttttttttaattattttttttaagattttatttatttagagactgagagagagaaagagaatgagagagagagagagaggcagagggagaagcaggctccatgcagggagcctgacatgggactccatcctgggaccccaggatcatgccctgggctgaaggtggcgctaaaccgctgacccccccccagggctgccctccctaAACAGTTCTGATGTGCGGCCAGGAGCAAGCCATTAGACCATCTCTACCCACGTAGGGGGCCTAGCTGAAGGGCCATTCTTGCAGGAAGTCTTTCTGAACTTAACCTCGTGCAGGTGACTCTCCTCTGAGCCACCTGAGGAGCCACCTGAGGAGCCGTCACTGGACACTGGGGCCTGCTACGTCAGATGGTAGACAGCCAGCAGAATCCAGGCTCTGCCCCTCAGCAGCCGTACATCCTCGGTTGCCACAGAACCTCTCGGAGACTTAgctttctcatctacaaaatgggcaTCCACAACAgaaccccccgcccccacgggCTGATATGACACTCTCGCTGATGGGTTCCAACCTCCAGCCCTCCCGACCCCATGAGTCCTCTATTTCTAAAGCTACAGGTTCCCACAAGCCCAGCAAGTGAAGCAATTCCCAGAAAGCTCTGTCCCCGTCTCTCCCCACGTTGCCCATGCCTGCATGCCGGGAGCAGCCCCTTGGCAAGCACATCCTTCCTTCCGGGAAGACTTCTGGGCCTCCAAGTCCACCCTTGCAGGCAGCTGTGAGAAGCAACGAGGGCAGAAACCGCCCCCCCAGAAGGTGCTCCCTTTCCTTAGGATCTGTTCTAGCCTGATGGGCAGAGCCTGCCCTGGCTGTGAGCTggcaaaggcagggagggagtTAACTGGACATCGCACGCTCAGGGTTGGGGAGGTTTGGGGGGGAGCTTTCACGGTTTAGAAAGCACGTCttggggggcaccagggtggctctggctcagtcaattaaggtctgcctttggctcaggtcacgatctcagggtcctgggatggagctccgcatcaggctccctgctcagtggggagtctgtttctccctctccctctgctcctcccctgcttgtgctctctgtgtcaaataaaaccgaaaagaatgttttgttttgttttttaaagtaagcacTTCTGCAGGTGATCCAAAGGGATCCCTGTGGGATCCCTTCACCTGCCAGATGACTTGCTGAAGGTCACGATTAGCAAATTCTCAGGCTAGTGTTGAGAGTGCCAGGAAATTGGGAAGAGCCTGAATGTCCCAAAACTGAGAAATTATCACATTCACTAAGCACATCCATATCATGGAATACTATGCAAATATTAAAGTCATGTCTTCAAATAATTCTAATATGTGGGGAAAGGTTTATAGTACATTAAGTGGGAAAAGCAGGACATAGGGTTTGACCTCTGCTCTGCGGTACAGACGTATTTACTGGCACATATACAATATAGATTGCACGTAGATTTGCAATAATACCAAGAATCCTTCTACATTGTTCCTGGTTCTCCCTTCAGATCAACCCCCCGCCCCAGTCCCACCCTCTCTGGGGTCTTACACAGGAAGGAGAATAAGGCGAACATGCCCCCCACCATGCATCTGCCGCTGGGACTGCATCTgggaattttttgaaaaatgactcCCAGAGGAAGAGTAATCAGAACATCGCCAGTGGGTGGtgtttataaagtttttattttctgttttcttaaaaataacatttgatttCCTTTATGCATGTGTGGCGTGTACTTGTTTCCTTAGGCTGAGTAATAGGCAGATAAAGACAACACGAGGCGGGGTCCCCAAGTGGAGGGGGGGCTGGGGGCAAGGGCCTGGGGGcacaggggaaagggagagggtggGGTGACTCACGGGACGCTTGAGTGCCCATCAATGCACATACACGGTCTAACACTTTgtttttcgattttttttaagacatctaAAATTACTGAAAGATACGATTTCAGCACTTAAATATACAGACGGAAATCCAAGCACTTGAACACAATTCTTAACTCTAAGCTCAGTTATTGCACATCACAcaattttaagtaggcttcaggCTATAAAGCAGTTTGCTCTGCTTGCGACTTCCTCGGGACGTCTCGAGTCTCCTTCTGTACCCCCAGTGTCTCTTCCCTTTGACCCCCGCCAGCCCACAGCCTCACGATGGTGCCATTAGCCATTCGTCCTCCCCAAGGGCTGAGGTGTGAGGCTTTGGTGAAATGGAGGAGTCCCATGCGGGTCCCAAGGGACCCCACCCACTCAGAGGTGAAGTTGGAAGCAGACAGAGCTCATGAAAGGCGCAGGGGTGGCCGCTAACACCAGGTGGGCTGGCGTGGGGCAGGAAGTGTGACCACCGACCGCGAGTGGTCACAGCACCAGTGGGACAACGGGGGGCCGTCGTGATGTCGCGTGCTACCCTGTCCACTtcgccttcctcttcctccttcctgagcTCGGATGCCGCGCCTCCTTCCCCATCACCCTGAACCCTCTGAGTGGTCTCTCAAGGCACATTTGTTCTCCCCGACTCCAACCACCCCATCTTAGACACGTACCCATCTCTCCCGGCGCCCCTGGgtgaggaggccggggcggccAAGGACAGCTCCAGGGCCAGGCGAGAAACTGCTCTTCCCTTTGGGGGGAGCTCTTTTCAACAGagccctcctcccactgcccgcCTAAACCAGGGGAGCGGGGATGTCGGAGCAGGGGGACATGGGAGCAGCTGggtggcaggtgggcagggcGGGAATCCCAGGAGCCAGGGAAGGCCCACCCTGCCACTTTGCTCTCGAAAGACCTGCAGCTTGTCGGACAAGAAGTCACTTGGAGGCTGTCAGCCCACTGGGAACAAGGTGCTATGTCTAGCTCTTGGGGAGGGGGGACCCTCAGTGTCAGAAAGTGGGGTGAAAAGCAGTGCGGGGGCTTCAGAGACAGGGCAAGGCTGGACCCCCGAGTCCCACCGGGGTCTAGTTCAGcgccttttgctttctttctacAACATATTTACAAGGTCATAAGAAACGTGCACAATCAGAAGacccagagacacagggagagcatGTGCCCCCAGGAGGGGAGGGTGACAGTGAGAGAGGGGTGCCCCTTCCTCTGCGCCCCCTTCCCACCCTGCAATGCCCCAGCCTCCTCAACAGATGCTCCCAGTGACAGTTCCAGAAGCCTCACTGGGGCAGAGGGACGAGACGGACAAACTCCAATCCTAGCGAGAGCAGGAAGGTTCAAGTAGCTCCCAGAGAGGGGGGGCAGCGGCTTAGAGCAGAGGGTGGGCCTGAGCCCAggccagggagtggggagagggaggagggctggggggagcGGACGTGGGGGTCTAGGACAGCGTGACACTTAGACCTGTGCTGCTGGGCTGCCGAATGCGAAGCGGCTCGTGGGGCTAACTGCGGTTTTGCTATTTTCCCCAGGACAGGACTGGGAAGATGTTGACTCCGGGGCGCAGTACAAGGGGAGACTGGCTGGGGTTCCTCCAGAAGGTCCAATAGAAGCCGGGGAGGGCCGGGCTGGAGCCCTGTCCGGGGAGCCTCGGCCCGGGGCCCCCACCGCAGCAGCCCGCCCAGCACACGGGCACCCCTCCCTACATTCCGGCCCCCCGGGGGGTGACCCCCCCAGGCTCTCACACCCGGTCACACGCATACAGCTGCTCACACCCACTCACGCTCACTCACACACGCACTGCGCTCACCATGCACAGAAGGGCAGCAGAGGCCCAGGTCCAGGTTAGAAATTCTTCACCAAGGGTGTTAAGAAATTTGcttgggaaggaggagagaagggaacagaaaacaaaacaaaacaaaacatggggcACCGTCTCATCCATCCTGGCTCCCGCCTGGCAAGGAGATTTGCAGAGGAACAGGGAGGTATGGCCTCAGATTCTGGTTGCCCCGGTCCTGGCCCCTGTGACTTCACCACTCCTGAACACTTCACACTTCTGAACACTTTGGAGCCTGGAGAAGCCACCGGAGCAGCCTCAGGGGACCCTCCGAGGGGTCAGAGGGGCACCCCAGGtgctgggaggggaagggaaggaagcgGGCCTGGTGCCATCCTCTTGAGGAGAGATGGGGAAAGCTCATGGAAGTGGAGCTTTTCCCAGCTTCTCCTTCCCCGCGTCTCAGGGACAACCTTCCCATTGGTCTAGATGgtgggtgcacacacacacacacacacacacacacacacacacacacgcacccctgGCTGAAACCCAGCCTCTTCACCTGCTGCCCCATCCTGAGGTGCCCAGAGCGGCCCAGGGGACCAAGGGCAGTGCAGCAGCCCTGCAAGGCCCAGCAGAACCCACCTGCATAACCACGGCCCACTGCCTCCAAGGGAACGGCCCAGACCAGCGCCCCCCTCACCCCGCCACCCTGAGGCCCACAGGAAGGGGCCAGGCTGTTGAAGGGCCTGGCATTCAGAGCTCCCGCCAGGTCTGCAAAGGCagacccttccttcctcctgactCTGCTCCACCCCAGCAGCTTGGCAGCAAGGCCTTCCCCTGCCCCAGCTTCAGCCACCCTTGCTCACGCAGGTCTGGGTTAGGAGAGCAGTTTCTCTAGTGCTGGGGAATCCAGCAAAGGGAACGGGCTCACTGTAGCAGGTGTCATCACCCCCATGTCATCAGAGGCTGGTGGGCGTGTCCCAGCCAAACTGACCCAGCTCCAGGAGGAGCCCAGCTCCAGGAGGACCCCAGCCAGCAGAcagctccctgccttccctcccttctgCAGTGGGGACACCTACGGAGCGAGGTGGGAGAGGGCAGGCAcgggcaggaggaggcagggctgggggagccaAGGATGGCAATCGAGACAAGAGACCCCATTCAGGGCAACCCAAGGGGGTCGGGACAGGGGTGGATGAGGCTTGGGGACATGGCAGGGGGCAGCTCATTTCATCAGTTTTGACcttgtggtgtgtgtatgtgtgctctGAATGTGTGTGCTTTAAAACCAACAATAcatggaaagaaaacaacaagGAGGTTTTGGAGCAGTGTGGACCAAGGACACACTTGACAGCGCAtgccacactcacacacattcacacGTCCTGGCCATACACGTCGCACACGTGCCATGCACACTCACGCATCCAGTCCTCCCCGCTGGAGCCAGGGTCCTTCCAACTGTATATTCCGGATCCATGCGGAAGCTGCCTGCTTCTGTCCAGGTCTTTGCTGGCCTGTCTCCCCCGGCCACCGGCACCCTGGCCTGCCGTGGCCCCCCCGAGAGCCATCTACCAGATGTAGCCTCCATCGTCGGACTCGCCCGCCTCGCCTtcttcctcctcagcctcctcgCCTGCTTCCTCCGTCTCcttctcctcctcgtcctcccaGCCGACACCACTCCCAAAGTCACCTGAGAAGCCCACGATGTCATCTGTGAGGGGAACAAGCCGAGGGGCAGGTTAGGGCCCGGCTAGCCGCCTCCCTGGAGTCCTGTGGCACAGAGCAGCTCTGCCCCCCGTGAGCCCTCCCAGCtgcaggtgtggggtgggggggacccatGTTGCCACCCTTACCGCAGTCGGGGCTGCCGTGCGTGCGGGTGCCTGTCAGCTCCAGGCCCAGCTGGTCCACACACCAGCAGTCACCGCTGCTCTGGTCACACTGCAGCTTCCGGTAGTAGCCGTCCTCATCACAGCTCGGGATGAAGATTCCTGAACACAACAGGCGCCCCCAGCAGGGTCAGAGCAGATGCCTTGAGGTGTGAGCTCTTCCGAGAGGTGGCCCTGGAGCCTGGGGCACGCATGAGCAAGCGCCCAGCCCCCACCAGAGCCCAGCCAGCCCAGGTAGCAGCCTCCCAACGAGCCCAGGGCTGGTCGCTGGCCCTTCTCCTGGCTGGACTGATTGGAGCCAAAGATAAGCCTGCCTCCCGGATGTCAGAGCACTCCACACCCCAGCTCCTGCAGCTGCTCCTCTGGCCTGGCTGTCCTCTGTCAACAGTGCCCAGGCCTGTCCTCTCAGCCTCAGGCCCCACTCACTTTCCCTCAGGCCCTGGAACCGCGGCTCCTCTGTCCACCCAACAGGCTGCTTCTGAGAGCACCGACCCAGCAGGGACGCGGCCCCTCCCGGGGAGGTgggtgagacacacacagaaatgacAATTCCAGGCACTATGGGATGGGTGCCCCGAGGCCCAGTGAGTACACTCAGGGAACACAGGCCGGAGAGGACTGCTTCTGGGAGGGACGAGTGCGGCTTCCTGGCGGAAGTAGCACTAATGCCCATCCCCAAAGGCCACTGGGCTCTCAGTCAACAGGCCCTGTAGGGTGGTTCCAGCATTTGATCCCATGTACCAGTTAAATACCAGCTGCACTCAAGGAGCTACAAGGCCCTATGTCATCCGCCTCTTGGACGTCTGTCCCCTCAGCCACCATGATCCAGCCACATGGGccctttttctctgtttctcaagaACCTTGAGCTTTGTCCTGCCCTTGGCTGGCTCGTTCTCCTCTTTCAGGTCTTCCTTTGAACACCAGCTCCCCTAGGGGCCTTTGCAGACGCCCAGGCTAACCTCTACCCACTGTGCTCTCCCTCAGCACCGTACATACGCAAGCCACAGTTGGTAGCTCTGTCTTTTTGGCATGTCAACCCGTGTGTTGTGTTCTCCCAAGCAGCCTGCGTGCTTTCTGAGACCAGGGACCAACCGTCTTGCCCATCAGTTCTGACCTGGGCCGGGTCTACTGTCCTCTCTGGGGCTGGCACTCGAGTCTGAGGCAGACACGAACATCTGCCGTGGAGGGGGCTCACCTGAGTTTCACATACCCCTGCTGAAATGAATTGAATGGAAGGTTCTAGGAACCTTCTGCTGTCCCATTCTCCAGGCCCAGAATGGATGAGCACAGAATTAGTGCTTAGCACACACTTATTGAAGGGCTGGTTGGGGTTGTCTGTCCCACCACGAGGGTAAGCACAGGAAGGAAGTTCGCTTCCTGTCTTCCTAGGCAGGGCCTGCTCTGGACTCAGCGTCTTCCATAATGCCCGGAGCCTGgagtctctgggcctcagggggACCCTggagcacccccgcccccacctcccacctcctctgAGCCCCATCCAGCCCCCTCACCTGGCTTCTTCTTGGaagcctcctggatctggatgcgCTCCAGCTCAGCCAGGCAGGGAGGCTCTGtggggagagaagcagcctctgATGGGGGCCATCCCATGGTGCTGGCAGGACTCACAGAGTGGCCCCCAAGGCTTAGAAGCCCAGGCAGGAGGCTCTGCAAGATGAAAATACCCAGGCTTTGATTTGAGGAAGCCCCACGGTGGTAGTGAGATGCACAGAGCCCTCCAAGTTCCCAAAAACTGACATAGGAGCTCTgcaagattaaaacaaaacaaaacaaaacaaactctgaCTGGGGGAGGCCATTTCATGGCTGTACCATAGGCTGACGTGCCCCAAGAAGCCCAAGGCTCCCTGAGGATGTTGGGAAGTCTTGGGATGAAGACACAGGATCCAGAAGAGGAGGTGGAGTGCATGGATTCCCCAGGGGAGAGGCCCAAGGAGAAACGTAAGACCAGAAGTAAGAAAGTTAGACAGAAGCTCAAAAataggggtgcccaggtggctcggtgggttaggagtccaactcttgatctcagctcaggtcttgatctcaagatcatgagttcaagccctgtgtcacgctccacactgggcatggagcctacttttcctttttttttattcatgataagacataaagagagagagagaggcagagacacaggcagagggagaagcaggctccatgcagggagcccgacgtgggactccatcccgggactccaggatcacgccctgggccgaaggcaggcgctaaaccgctgagccacccagggatcccctggagcctacttaaaaaaaaaaagaaaaaaaaaaaaaaaaagaagaaacccaaaTGTAACTGCAGCCAAATCTAACTTGCCTGTCACCTTGAGAAGTCCCCAGCCCTTCCCAGCCAGTGGCCCTGGCTGACTGTAAAATGAGATCagtccccagcctcctgcccaaGGAAGCTGCTGTACAGAATCAACAGAATGAACTTCAAAGGCCTGGAAGGTGAAAGCACCAGGAggcggggcaggtgggggcccTAAAAGTGATGGAGACACCATACCCTAGAGGATGGATTTGTGATCTAGATGGGGCTCTGCATCCAGATTTTCTCTGGTCACCCTCACAACAGCCTCCCAGGCAGGTGTTATCTCCCAAattggatgaagaaactgagctcAGAAAGATTCGGTGCCTTGCCCAGGGTCCCAAACCAGCCTGCGGTGGAGCCCTAGTGGACGGCTCAGCCTCAGGCCATGGACGCCGTACTGCCTCCACCACAGGAGAGAGCGAGGCGGGAACTAGGAAGAACAGCGGAGGCAGAGCACCAGGGCCTCCCCTACCTCCCGGGCCAGACAGTCGGCTGACCCCCagggacctcagtttccccactgatGATGACTGCTGCCTGGCCTGGATGATCTCGAAGCACATGCCCAGCTCTGCTTCAGGATATAGAAAGCTAGCAAATGATGCCCTATCTCTAAGGCTGACAATCACAGATTTGGGGCAAATAATGTGAGACATGCCCAGAAGTGGCATCACTGAAAAGCGAATATAGCTTCAGCTTTAGGACCCAGCAGCCCTCTCCAAGACCCCAAGGGGCTCtaggaattttccatttttactctCCCCAAAGTGCATATGCTTCAGGACCCACAAAATCTGGATCACCGAGGAGCTTGGCAAGGAATGGAGCTAAAGTGCTGGTTTTCCTGGGCTCCAGGAGGTGTGGAGCTggagagggcagggagcaggtgAGCTGGGCAGTGGGGGTGTAGGGGGCGGGGCCAGCCAGGGGCCACACTCACTCTCCCTCCAGAAGCAGAAGCACCACTCAGCGGTGGAGACGCGGCCGTCCTTGTAGGTGTCGCAGGAATTGAAGAAGGGGCGGATGCAGACCTCATACTTGTCCAGGTTGATGGCGGCCAGCTCTGTCTGGTCCAGGAAGAGGTTGGCGCTGGTGTCCAGCTTGGAGAACATCCAGCCAATGGAGTCCTTGCAGCTGGCCCCCAGGCTCTTGTCCAGCCCTGGGGAGAAGGCCAGGTTCAGGCACGCCCAAGGTAAACCACCCCATCCATCTGTCCACGCATCCTTCCACCTCTCCATCTggccagggtcagggtcagggcagCTTAGAATGTAACCGGGGGAGTGAGAAACTCAAGTGTGGCCGAAGGTCAGTCCCTCTGCCTCTACATAGGGCTGCACCCAAGCTATTCAAAAGCCTGTCTGGAAGGCCCTTCAGGAAAGAGAATTTCTTGCCTTCTCTTGGTTCCCCATTTTAGGGTTTAAGCTCCTTCCACCCACTTTGAGAAGTTCTTCCTGTTAGCTAACCAACTGCCTCCTGTCTGGTTGAAGCCACCTTCCCCTTGTTCCGGGGCTAGGTCCTTCTGGAAGCTCAGGGTCTGCAGGAGGGCGCCCCAGGCAGGCTGGCCCCGTGCgcacccatctccccaccaccctccctcctcccaggcaGAGCAAGCAGCTTCTGTACCGCTGGCCAGGTTGGCCCCACTGCCGGCCGAGCCATTCTGCTTGGCGTTCTCGTGAAGGAGCTGGAACCAGTCTCGCAGCCGGTCCCCCAGGTCAGCCAGGTCTTGACCTGTGCAGGTCTCTAGAGTCAGCAGAATGGGGAGAAAGGCATACAGGGAAAGGCAGGGTGAGGCACAGCATGGTCTCAGCTTGGGGTGCTGCCCTCCAGGCCCAAACCCGGGCGGCGTtcaggagggaaggggagtgagaaaccaaagagaaaccaaagactccttcccccttcctgtcCTCTCCCATCTTCCTCCCTGCTCAGTCCCCAGCGCTGAGACCACACAGCACATGCTCCCTAAACTTGAGGCCCAAGCCCCCCAGCTCCATGGGTCTTCAGGCCTGTCCCTGTTCTTCCCATTTCTCCCATCCTGCTCCTAGCATCC
This window encodes:
- the SPOCK2 gene encoding testican-2, with translation MRAPGCGRLVLPLLLLAAAALAEGDAKGLKEGETPGNFMEDEQWLSSISQYSGKIKHWNRFRDVSQAEDDYIKSWEDNQQGDEALDTTKDPCQKVKCSRHKVCIAQGYQRAMCISRKKLEHRIKQPTLKLPGNKDTICKPCHMAPLASVCGSDGHTYSSVCKLEQQACLSSKQLTVRCEGPCPCPTEQASLSTTDGKPETCTGQDLADLGDRLRDWFQLLHENAKQNGSAGSGANLASGLDKSLGASCKDSIGWMFSKLDTSANLFLDQTELAAINLDKYEVCIRPFFNSCDTYKDGRVSTAEWCFCFWREKPPCLAELERIQIQEASKKKPGIFIPSCDEDGYYRKLQCDQSSGDCWCVDQLGLELTGTRTHGSPDCDDIVGFSGDFGSGVGWEDEEEKETEEAGEEAEEEEGEAGESDDGGYIW